The DNA window GCGCCGACGACGGTGAGCTCACGGTAGTGCACCAGGTTGGAGTCCAGCGCGATGACCGGGTCGTCCTTCGGCAGCCCGCCGAAGAAGCTGATCCGTCCCTGGCGGGCGGCCATCCGGACGGCCTGCTCCTGGGCCGCGCCGGACGCCGCCGCCGTGATCACGACGTCCGCGCCCCGGCCGCCGGTCAGCTTGAGCACCTGGCCGGCCGGGTCGGCGTCGATCGCGGCGTCCGGGCGCACCAGCTCCTCGGCCATCGCCAGCCGCTGCGCGTTGACGTCCACCAGGAACACCCGGGCCGCGCCGCGGGCGCGCGCCAGCCGTACGTGCAGGCAGCCGATCGGTCCCGCGCCCATCACCACGACGTCGTCGCCCGGCCCGACGCGGGCCAGCTCCTGGCCGTTCAGCACGCAGGCCAGGGGCTCGGCGACCGACGCCTCGGCGAAGCCGACGTTCTCGGGGATGGCGTTGACGCCGTCGACCGCCAGCACCTTCGCCGGGACGATCATGTACTCGGCGAAGCCGCCGTCGTAGTGGTAGCCCATCGACTCCTGGTTGGGGCAGACCGTACGGCGGCCCCGCAGGCACTCGGGGCACGACCCGCACGGGATCGCCGCGATCACCTGCACCCGGGCGCCGCTGTCCACGACCTCCCCGGCGATCTCGTGGCCCATCACCCGGGGCGGCACGATGTGGTGGTGCCCGAACTTGTAGATCTTGGCGTCGGTGCCGCAGGTCGAGCAGTTGCGGACCCGGATCTTCAGCTCGCCCGGCCCGGCGACGGGCTCGGGAGCGTCCTCGATCCTGATGTCGCCCGGGGCGTGGAACCTGGCGACCTTCATAGCGTGAGCTCCTTCATCACCTGCGCGACCTCGGTGGCCTCGCGCAGTGTCCTGGCGCGGCCGGGATCCAGCAGGATCTCGGCCAGCGCCGCCAGCAGGGGTACGTGCCCGCCCTCGCGGGCGGCTATGCCGACGCAGACGGTGACCTGTTCGCCGTCCCAGTCCACTCCGTCCGGGAAGCGGATGAAGCACAGGGCGTCGCGCAGGATGTCGTCCTTGGAGGCGTTCGTCCCGTGCGGGATGGCCACCCCCTCGCCGACGTAGGTCGAGACGGAGCGCTCGCGTTCGAGCATGGCCGCCACGTACGGCTCGGCGACCGCCCCCACCTCGACCAGCGCCCGCCCGCACCGGCGGATCGCCGCCTCGCGGTCGGGCGCGCGCTCGTGCAGCAGCACCGCGCGCGGGTCGAGCAGGTCCTCACGCATCGACGACGCCGCCGCTCTTGATGGTGTTGACCAGCCGGGTGACGGCCGGGTCGCCGAGGAAGACCTGGAACGACACCAGCACCTTCCCCGGCGCGGCGGCGCGGGCGCGGGCGGCCAGGCCGGTGTGGCAGAGCACCACGTCGGCGTCGTCGGGGATGGAGTTGACGGGCGTGTGCTCCACGGTGACGCCGCTGTCCCTGAGCTGCTTGCGGAGCTGGGAGGCGAGCATCACGCTGCTGCCCATCCCGGCGTCGCAGGCGACGATGATCTTGTGGATGTCCTTGCTGTCGATGCCGGCCATGGGTCAGGCCTCCTTGCTGGTGAGAGGTTCGGCGCCGGTCTCGGCGCCGGCGGTGCCGGGGTCGTCCTCGCCGTCCTTCTTCTCGCCCCTGCCGAAGCCCAGCAGGACGGCGGCGACGGCGAACGTCACGGCGGCGGCCACGAGGATGCCGAGGCTGGAGGCCAGCCAGCCGCCCTTGGGGGTGACCGCGAGGTAGGCGAAGATGCTGCCCGGCGACGGGGTGGCGACCAGGCCCGCCCCGGTGATCATGAAGGTGAACACGCCGGCCGCGCCGCCCAGGATGACGGCCGCGATGAGGCGCGGCTTCATGAGCACGTACGGGAAGTAGATCTCGTGGATGCCGCCGAAGAAGTGGATGATCATCGCGGCGGGCGTGCTCGGGCGCAGCGAGCGCGGGCCGAACAGCAGGTAGGCCAGCAGCAGCCCGAGCCCGGGGCCGGGGTTCGACTCCAGCATGAACAGGATCGACTTGCCGGTCTCGGCCGCCTCGGCCACGCCCAGCGGGCTGAGCACGCCGTGGTTGATGGCGTTGTTGAGGAACAGCACCTTGGCCGGCTCGATGAGCAGCGACGCGGCCGGCAGCAGGTTGCTGGTGATCAGCCACTCGACGGCCTGCCCGGCGGCGCTGGTGACGGTCTGGACGACGGGGCCGATGGCGAGGAAGCCGACCACGGCCATCGCGGCGCCCACGATGCCGGCGGAGAAGTTGTCCACCAGCATCTCGAAGCCGGCCCTGGTGCGCGCCTCGGTGAACTTGTCCACATATTTGAGGATCAAGGCGGTCAGCGGGCCGATGATCATGGCGCCCAGGAACATGGGCGCGTCGGTGCCCACCACGACGCCCATCACCGCCACCGCGCCGACGACGGCCCCGCGCTGCCCGTGCACCATCCGGCCGCCGGTGTAGGCGATGAGGACCGGCAGCAGGGTCGAGATGATCGGGCCGACCATCTTGCCGAGGGTCTCGTTGGGCAGCCAGCCGGTCGGGATGAACAACGCGGTGATCAGGCCCCAGGCGATGAACGCCCCGATGTTCGGCATGATCATCCCGGCCAGGTGGCCGCCGATGCGCTGGATGGTGGCCTTGACGCCGGTGCCGGCGACCGGGGGTGTGTAAGTGTCGGCCATGGACTTGCTCCTTCGGGGGGTTGAGCAGATGTTCGGCAGCCGGTGCCCGGCCGGGGCGGCCGGGCTACGGCAGAGGAGCGGGTGCGTTCGTGGTGGAGGGAGTTGCGGAGGGCCGGGGGGCGGGCGGATCGGTGGGCGGGACGAACGGGACGGTGAGCGGGCACGCCGGGTCGGGCGGGCCGGCCGCCGCCACCGCCGGATCGATGTCGGCGGGCCCAGGCATGCGGCTGCCGGGCAGCCCGGCCGCCGCCGCGCCCCAGGCCAGCGCGCGGGCCAGCGCCTCCGGGCCGTGCCCGCCGGCCGCCAGGAACCCGGCCAGCATGGCGTCGCCCGCGCCGACGGAGCTGCGCGGCTCGATGGCCGGCGCCCGGCCGTACCAGACGCCGCCGTCCTCGACGAGCACGGCACCGTCGGCGCCCAGGCTGGCGAGGACCGCCCGCGCGCCCGCCGCCCGCAGCGCCCGCGCGGCCTCCACCACGTCGCCGAGGCACGCGAGGCGCCGGCCGGTGGCCTGGCCGAGCTCCTCCAGGTTCGGCTTGACCAGGGCGGGCCCGGCGGCGAGCGCGTACGACAACGCCGGCCCGCTGGTGTCCACGGCGACCTCGATGCCCGCCTCGGCGAACCGGCGGCACAGCCGGGCGTAGACGTCGGCGGGCACCTCGGGCGGCAGGCTGCCGGAGGCGACCACCCAGTCCGCGCCCTGCCCGCCGGTGTGCGCGGCGGCGAGCACCGCCTCGGCGACGGTGTCGAGCTCGGCGGGGGACAGGGCGGTGCCCGGCTCGTTGATCTTGGTGACGGTGCCGTCGGGCTCGGCCAGCGTGACGTTGGAGCGGGTGCGCCCGGTCACCGGGACGGTCACCATGTCCAGGCCCTCGGCGGCGAGCAGGCGGACGAGCTGGCGGCCCTCGTCCCCGCCGAACGGCACCACCGCCCGCGCCGCCACCCCGTTGGCCAGCAGCGCGCGCGAGACGTTCACGCCCTTGCCGCCGGGGTCGAGGCGGGCCGCGGCGGCGCGGATCACCTCGCCCCGCCGCAGCGCGGCGACCTCGATCGTGCGGTCCAGGCTCGGGTTGAGCGTCAGCGTCAGGATCACGCCCGGATCACCTCCGGCCCGGCGGCGGCCACGTCGGCGGCGAGCGCGGCGTCGAGCCCGGTGTCGCTGACGACCACGTCGATCTCGGCCAGCTCGGCGAACGTGGCCAGGTAGGTGTTGGAGAACTTCGTGTGGTCGGCGAGCAGCACGCTGCGCTGCGCCGCCCGGACCATCGCCCGCTTGATCGCCGCCTCGGCCGGGTCGGGCGTGGTGAGGCCCCGCTCCGGCGAGCAGCCGTTGGTGCCCATGAAGGCGACGTCCACGTTGAGGTGCTCCAGCGGGCGCAGCGCCCAGTCGTCCACGGTGGCGAGCGTCTTGCCGCGCAGCCGCCCGCCCAGCACGATCACGTGCAGGTTGGGCCGGGCGGCGAGGGCCGTCGCCAGCGGCGGCGAGTTGACCACGACGGTCAGCTCGCGGTCGGCGGGCAGCACCTGCACCAGGCGGCCCGTGGTGGTGCCGGCGTCGATGATGACCGAGCCGTCCTCCGGCAGCTCGGCGAGCGCGGCCTTGGCGATGCGCTC is part of the Nonomuraea coxensis DSM 45129 genome and encodes:
- a CDS encoding zinc-dependent dehydrogenase — encoded protein: MKVARFHAPGDIRIEDAPEPVAGPGELKIRVRNCSTCGTDAKIYKFGHHHIVPPRVMGHEIAGEVVDSGARVQVIAAIPCGSCPECLRGRRTVCPNQESMGYHYDGGFAEYMIVPAKVLAVDGVNAIPENVGFAEASVAEPLACVLNGQELARVGPGDDVVVMGAGPIGCLHVRLARARGAARVFLVDVNAQRLAMAEELVRPDAAIDADPAGQVLKLTGGRGADVVITAAASGAAQEQAVRMAARQGRISFFGGLPKDDPVIALDSNLVHYRELTVVGANGSSPAHNAAALRLVAEGAVPVADLITHRLPLPGVLDGIDLVSRGAAIKVTIEP
- a CDS encoding PTS sugar transporter subunit IIA; amino-acid sequence: MREDLLDPRAVLLHERAPDREAAIRRCGRALVEVGAVAEPYVAAMLERERSVSTYVGEGVAIPHGTNASKDDILRDALCFIRFPDGVDWDGEQVTVCVGIAAREGGHVPLLAALAEILLDPGRARTLREATEVAQVMKELTL
- the mtlA gene encoding mannitol-specific PTS transporter subunit IIC, whose translation is MADTYTPPVAGTGVKATIQRIGGHLAGMIMPNIGAFIAWGLITALFIPTGWLPNETLGKMVGPIISTLLPVLIAYTGGRMVHGQRGAVVGAVAVMGVVVGTDAPMFLGAMIIGPLTALILKYVDKFTEARTRAGFEMLVDNFSAGIVGAAMAVVGFLAIGPVVQTVTSAAGQAVEWLITSNLLPAASLLIEPAKVLFLNNAINHGVLSPLGVAEAAETGKSILFMLESNPGPGLGLLLAYLLFGPRSLRPSTPAAMIIHFFGGIHEIYFPYVLMKPRLIAAVILGGAAGVFTFMITGAGLVATPSPGSIFAYLAVTPKGGWLASSLGILVAAAVTFAVAAVLLGFGRGEKKDGEDDPGTAGAETGAEPLTSKEA
- the pfkB gene encoding 1-phosphofructokinase, which gives rise to MILTLTLNPSLDRTIEVAALRRGEVIRAAAARLDPGGKGVNVSRALLANGVAARAVVPFGGDEGRQLVRLLAAEGLDMVTVPVTGRTRSNVTLAEPDGTVTKINEPGTALSPAELDTVAEAVLAAAHTGGQGADWVVASGSLPPEVPADVYARLCRRFAEAGIEVAVDTSGPALSYALAAGPALVKPNLEELGQATGRRLACLGDVVEAARALRAAGARAVLASLGADGAVLVEDGGVWYGRAPAIEPRSSVGAGDAMLAGFLAAGGHGPEALARALAWGAAAAGLPGSRMPGPADIDPAVAAAGPPDPACPLTVPFVPPTDPPAPRPSATPSTTNAPAPLP
- a CDS encoding DeoR/GlpR family DNA-binding transcription regulator, which gives rise to MYAEERQQEILRRARAAGRVDVVTLAAELDVTTETIRRDLTALERAGVLRRVHGGAIPVERLGFEPALSTRDEVMTAEKERIAKAALAELPEDGSVIIDAGTTTGRLVQVLPADRELTVVVNSPPLATALAARPNLHVIVLGGRLRGKTLATVDDWALRPLEHLNVDVAFMGTNGCSPERGLTTPDPAEAAIKRAMVRAAQRSVLLADHTKFSNTYLATFAELAEIDVVVSDTGLDAALAADVAAAGPEVIRA